The Staphylococcus sp. KG4-3 genome has a window encoding:
- the larA gene encoding nickel-dependent lactate racemase yields the protein MKTTILYGKSNVEIDLPNHSVLIEPQDLTALEDDIGAIQNALRHPIGTKPLSEMVQANQTVAIVISDITRPTPNHILVPLLIKTLSHVPLENFVIINGTGTHRDQTHEELVQMLGEDIVNDIKIVHNHCNDKATLSKVGHSKYGCDVYLNKSYVEADFKIVTGFIEPHFFAGFSGGPKGIMPGIAGIETIMTFHNAKMIGDIRSTWGNMTDNPVQDMTREINAMCKPDFMLNVTLNKEKAITEVFAGELYEAHDKGCAYAKKHAMFKCDKPFDVVIASNSGYPLDQNLYQTVKGMSAAHKVVKEGGSIIMLSECSDGYPNHGNYAEILKMADTPQALVNMINDPDFAMLDQWQVQKQAVIQTFADVYLYSKLTDQQTKDVMLHPVTEINDTLKMLEDKYGKDMTIGVMPLGPLTIPYVES from the coding sequence TTGAAAACTACTATTCTATATGGTAAATCCAATGTTGAAATTGATTTACCTAATCACAGTGTCTTAATTGAGCCTCAAGACCTAACTGCACTTGAAGATGATATCGGTGCAATTCAAAACGCTTTACGTCACCCTATTGGTACTAAACCTTTGAGTGAAATGGTTCAAGCCAATCAAACTGTAGCTATTGTGATTAGTGATATAACAAGACCAACGCCTAACCATATATTGGTTCCTTTACTTATAAAAACATTGTCCCACGTACCATTGGAGAATTTTGTAATTATTAATGGTACTGGCACACATCGTGACCAAACTCACGAAGAGCTTGTCCAAATGTTAGGTGAAGACATCGTTAATGACATCAAAATTGTTCATAATCATTGTAATGATAAAGCAACCTTGAGCAAAGTTGGACATAGTAAATATGGGTGTGATGTATACCTGAATAAATCATATGTTGAAGCTGATTTCAAAATTGTTACAGGCTTTATTGAACCACATTTCTTTGCTGGGTTTTCCGGTGGTCCTAAAGGAATCATGCCAGGAATTGCAGGTATCGAAACTATTATGACCTTCCATAATGCAAAAATGATTGGTGATATTCGCTCAACTTGGGGTAATATGACAGATAATCCTGTTCAAGATATGACTCGAGAAATTAATGCCATGTGTAAGCCAGACTTTATGCTTAATGTAACATTAAACAAAGAGAAAGCCATTACTGAAGTTTTTGCTGGAGAATTATATGAAGCACATGATAAAGGGTGTGCTTACGCTAAGAAACATGCCATGTTCAAATGTGATAAACCTTTTGATGTTGTAATAGCTTCTAACTCTGGATATCCTTTAGACCAAAACTTATATCAAACCGTTAAAGGCATGAGTGCCGCACACAAAGTTGTCAAAGAAGGTGGCAGTATTATCATGTTATCAGAGTGTAGTGACGGATATCCAAATCACGGTAACTATGCTGAAATTCTTAAAATGGCTGATACCCCACAAGCACTCGTCAACATGATTAACGACCCTGACTTTGCTATGTTAGATCAATGGCAAGTTCAAAAACAAGCTGTTATCCAAACATTTGCTGACGTTTATTTATATTCGAAACTCACTGACCAGCAGACTAAAGACGTTATGCTACATCCAGTTACTGAAATTAACGACACACTAAAAATGCTTGAAGACAAATATGGAAAAGATATGACGATTGGCGTTATGCCGTTAGGACCACTAACGATTCCATACGTTGAATCATAA
- the larE gene encoding ATP-dependent sacrificial sulfur transferase LarE: protein MLTETLNKEQKLENILKDMNKVVIAFSGGVDSSLVLKKAIDVLGNANVKAVIVKSELFRHEEFNQAIQLANQLNAPIIEAEIEELKDPHIIENTPDSWYYSKRLLYSKLEELRKKYSFNYVLDGMIMDDLDDFRPGLKARTEFNVRSILQEANLYKSEIREISKANGLPVWNKPALCSLASRIPYGETLNFAKVNKVNEAEKYILSLDINNVRVRYHHNIARVEVNDIDIPTVVKYRKQITLRLKELGFDYVTIDLEGYRTGSMNEVINPLDAY from the coding sequence ATGTTAACTGAAACTTTAAATAAAGAACAAAAATTAGAAAATATTCTTAAAGATATGAACAAAGTAGTTATTGCTTTTTCTGGTGGTGTAGATAGCAGTCTGGTCTTAAAGAAAGCCATTGATGTATTAGGTAATGCAAATGTTAAAGCAGTTATAGTCAAATCGGAATTATTTAGACATGAAGAATTCAATCAAGCTATTCAATTAGCAAATCAACTTAACGCGCCAATAATAGAGGCTGAGATTGAAGAACTGAAAGACCCTCATATTATTGAAAATACACCTGATAGTTGGTATTACAGCAAGCGTTTATTATACTCAAAATTAGAAGAATTAAGAAAGAAATATAGCTTTAATTATGTGCTTGATGGCATGATCATGGACGACTTAGATGATTTCAGACCAGGCTTAAAAGCAAGAACAGAATTTAATGTAAGAAGTATATTGCAAGAAGCTAATTTATACAAATCCGAGATAAGAGAAATTAGTAAGGCTAATGGTTTACCAGTTTGGAATAAACCAGCATTATGTAGTCTTGCCTCACGTATTCCTTATGGAGAAACATTGAATTTTGCAAAAGTAAATAAAGTCAATGAAGCGGAAAAATATATTTTAAGTTTAGATATTAATAATGTTAGAGTACGTTATCACCATAATATTGCTAGAGTAGAAGTTAACGATATCGACATTCCAACCGTAGTAAAGTATCGAAAACAAATAACACTACGCCTTAAAGAACTAGGCTTTGACTATGTAACGATTGATTTAGAAGGCTACCGTACAGGAAGTATGAACGAAGTCATCAATCCATTAGATGCATATTAA
- the larB gene encoding nickel pincer cofactor biosynthesis protein LarB, translated as MTDKQDSLDSLLQAVQSNQLSVSEAKTQLSHYDELGFAKIDLHRRQRQGFPEVIFGEGKTTSQIIDIINTILAHDEIVLVTRVNHDKAQDIIAKYNHLEYHEAARIICTPISSISKSNYYTSVICAGTSDLPVAEEAAITAEVMGIHVKRFYDVGVSGIHRLFSHIEAIRQSKVSIVVAGMEGALSSVVSGLVDHPVYSVPTSIGYGANLEGVTTLLSMVNSCAPGTSVLNIDNGFGGGYNAAMIIKMIEAH; from the coding sequence ATGACTGACAAGCAAGATTCCCTAGACTCATTGCTTCAAGCTGTTCAATCGAATCAACTTTCTGTTTCAGAAGCCAAGACTCAATTAAGTCATTATGACGAATTAGGTTTTGCTAAAATTGATTTGCATAGGAGACAACGTCAAGGCTTTCCAGAAGTTATTTTTGGTGAAGGAAAAACAACTTCTCAAATCATAGATATCATTAACACAATACTTGCACACGATGAGATTGTTCTAGTTACAAGGGTCAACCATGACAAAGCACAAGATATTATCGCTAAGTATAATCATCTTGAATATCACGAAGCAGCTCGTATTATTTGTACCCCTATAAGCAGTATTTCAAAATCTAATTATTACACATCTGTGATTTGTGCCGGAACTTCTGATTTACCAGTTGCAGAAGAAGCTGCCATTACTGCTGAAGTAATGGGCATACATGTAAAACGTTTTTATGACGTAGGTGTGTCTGGCATCCATCGTTTATTTTCACATATAGAAGCAATTAGACAAAGTAAGGTTTCAATCGTTGTTGCCGGTATGGAAGGTGCCCTTTCAAGTGTAGTATCAGGCTTAGTAGATCATCCAGTCTACTCTGTTCCTACTAGTATAGGTTATGGTGCGAATTTAGAAGGCGTAACAACACTATTATCAATGGTTAATTCCTGTGCACCAGGAACAAGCGTCCTCAATATAGATAATGGCTTTGGCGGGGGCTATAACGCCGCGATGATTATAAAAATGATTGAAGCTCATTAG
- the larC gene encoding nickel pincer cofactor biosynthesis protein LarC codes for MPNAIYLDCHAGIAGDMLLSALVDLGADINYIEKHLNDLPLNKFKLNFSSQNKQGIQATSLSIDFEPAHHHRKAQDIFLMINESTLPDRVKERSIHVFEVIAHAEAKIHGMSVENVHFHEVGAMDSIIDIIGSCLALENLDIDTILSSPIPTGHGKINIAHGIYPVPAPATAEILKGIPLATFDVASELTTPTGAGFIKALVSEIGPLPSVTISNIGYGCGSKDFDFPNILRAIQFSKKEATPSQVQVLECQLDDMTPEMLGFFMEQVIDDGALDAYYTPITMKKSRPATQLTVICSLSQAQYFENYILKYTTSLGVRSFTVNRKILHRQFQTVHTDYGAILVKLGMFGDKVIKAKPEFEDVRNAAIQSGTPFATVYNDIQTTVQKHINIEND; via the coding sequence ATGCCTAATGCAATTTATTTAGATTGTCATGCAGGTATTGCAGGCGATATGTTGCTATCTGCACTTGTTGACTTAGGTGCAGATATAAATTATATTGAAAAGCATTTAAACGACTTACCCTTAAACAAATTTAAGTTAAACTTTTCTTCACAAAATAAACAAGGTATCCAAGCAACATCACTATCAATCGATTTTGAACCAGCACATCACCATAGAAAAGCTCAGGATATTTTCTTAATGATAAATGAAAGCACCCTGCCTGATAGAGTAAAAGAACGAAGTATTCACGTATTTGAAGTTATTGCACATGCAGAAGCAAAAATTCATGGCATGTCAGTTGAGAACGTACATTTTCATGAAGTAGGTGCGATGGATTCAATCATTGATATTATCGGGAGTTGTTTAGCATTAGAAAACTTAGACATTGATACTATACTCTCTTCACCAATTCCTACGGGACATGGAAAAATCAATATCGCACATGGCATTTACCCTGTTCCTGCACCTGCAACTGCTGAAATACTCAAAGGTATTCCGCTTGCTACTTTTGATGTAGCAAGTGAATTAACGACCCCTACAGGAGCGGGTTTTATTAAAGCATTAGTATCAGAAATCGGCCCGCTACCAAGTGTCACAATATCGAATATTGGTTATGGTTGTGGTTCAAAAGATTTTGATTTTCCAAATATACTACGTGCAATTCAATTTTCTAAAAAAGAAGCGACTCCTTCTCAAGTTCAAGTATTAGAATGCCAACTTGATGACATGACACCAGAAATGCTTGGATTTTTTATGGAACAAGTAATAGACGACGGTGCTTTGGACGCTTATTACACGCCTATCACAATGAAAAAAAGTCGTCCAGCTACACAACTAACAGTTATTTGTAGCCTGTCCCAAGCACAGTATTTCGAAAACTATATTCTCAAATATACGACATCGCTAGGTGTACGTAGCTTTACAGTAAACCGAAAAATCTTACATCGTCAATTTCAAACCGTGCACACAGATTACGGAGCAATATTAGTGAAATTAGGTATGTTTGGTGACAAAGTTATAAAAGCCAAACCTGAATTTGAAGATGTTCGTAATGCTGCGATTCAATCAGGAACGCCTTTTGCTACGGTTTATAACGATATTCAAACAACTGTACAAAAACACATTAATATTGAAAATGATTAA
- a CDS encoding Gfo/Idh/MocA family protein, which translates to MNLGIVGAGKIVKEALPVMEQIPAYTFQSLVSSGRNPENVENLQKQFNIKRIFDNYDAFLADETIDTIYLAVPNHLHFDYARKAIKQRKHVICEKPFTLTKAELLELRTLAEAHQVIIIEAITNLYLSNFDVLKQSLLEIGDGKIAQFNYSQYSSRYDDFKKGIIQPAFDPAKGGGALMDINVYNIHLAIALFGKPNGVAYFANIENNIDTSGILQLDYDGIKVVCIGAKDSSSDNQSYIQGEKATINIKGPTNELKALELKYNDGGTQSYQVNQHEHRMYEEFVKIAEIIKEKNFDIARQKLEHSIQVSEVLELALDSAHIELGPSVNNK; encoded by the coding sequence ATGAATCTTGGAATTGTCGGGGCGGGCAAGATTGTTAAAGAAGCACTACCTGTCATGGAGCAAATACCAGCGTATACTTTTCAGAGCCTTGTTTCTTCAGGGAGAAATCCAGAAAATGTAGAGAATTTACAAAAGCAATTTAATATTAAGCGTATTTTTGATAATTATGATGCATTTTTAGCAGATGAGACAATCGATACTATCTATCTAGCCGTACCGAATCATTTACATTTTGATTATGCGCGTAAGGCAATTAAACAACGTAAACATGTTATATGCGAAAAACCATTTACGTTAACAAAAGCAGAATTATTAGAATTAAGGACTCTAGCTGAAGCTCATCAAGTTATTATTATAGAAGCCATTACTAACCTATATTTGAGTAATTTCGATGTATTAAAACAATCTTTACTTGAAATAGGAGATGGTAAGATTGCACAATTTAATTATTCGCAATATTCATCAAGGTATGATGATTTTAAAAAAGGTATTATTCAACCTGCATTTGACCCAGCTAAAGGTGGCGGTGCTTTAATGGATATCAATGTTTACAATATCCATTTGGCAATTGCATTATTTGGTAAACCTAATGGCGTAGCTTACTTTGCAAATATAGAAAATAATATTGATACGTCAGGCATTTTACAATTAGATTATGACGGTATAAAAGTTGTATGTATAGGTGCGAAAGATTCTAGTTCAGATAATCAATCTTATATTCAAGGCGAAAAAGCAACAATAAATATTAAAGGTCCCACAAATGAATTAAAAGCCTTGGAACTAAAATATAATGATGGTGGAACGCAATCGTATCAAGTTAATCAGCATGAACACCGTATGTACGAAGAATTTGTGAAAATTGCAGAAATTATTAAAGAGAAAAACTTTGACATAGCAAGGCAAAAATTAGAACACAGTATTCAAGTAAGTGAAGTATTAGAACTTGCACTAGATAGTGCACATATTGAATTAGGACCTTCTGTTAATAATAAGTGA
- a CDS encoding general stress protein has product MTPIIKVYSNDEEIEVNINTLKDQKINAKDVFVLSHDPDRTERIVNHTEVSGINYNRSNVGDEVAKQGSQLREKLQVLGISEEDSQEYEELMDQGKVLLIVTDSRARDVL; this is encoded by the coding sequence ATGACACCAATTATAAAAGTATATTCAAATGATGAAGAAATCGAAGTAAATATTAATACACTAAAAGATCAAAAAATAAATGCAAAAGATGTCTTTGTATTATCTCACGATCCTGACCGCACTGAACGCATTGTAAATCATACCGAAGTATCCGGTATTAATTACAACCGTTCTAACGTGGGCGATGAGGTTGCTAAGCAAGGAAGTCAACTGCGTGAAAAACTACAGGTGCTTGGCATTTCCGAAGAAGATTCTCAAGAATATGAAGAACTCATGGACCAAGGAAAAGTTTTATTAATCGTTACTGATTCTCGCGCAAGAGATGTCTTATAA
- a CDS encoding lipoate--protein ligase has product MYLIEPIRNGEYVTDGAVALAMQVYVSENIFLNEDILFPYYCDPKVEIGRFQNTAVEINQDYLEQKGIKVVRRDTGGGAVYVDRGAVNMCCILEKDDTIYGNFKKFYEPGIQALHQLGATEVEQSGRNDLSINGKKVSGAAMTLIKGRIYGGYSLLLDVDYEPMVKVLKPNRKKIESKGIKSVRSRVGSIRPYLASEYQNITIETFKDLMVKQVLGVDDLSEAKRYVLTNKDWEVIDDMLEKKYNNWEWNYGRSPRYEYNRDARLVAGTIDISLAVEHGRISACRIYGDFFGQGDISDVENQLQGVRVVKDDIIAALNKLDVTYYFGKTSAEELADVILS; this is encoded by the coding sequence ATGTATTTAATTGAACCGATTAGAAATGGTGAATATGTAACTGATGGTGCTGTAGCATTGGCTATGCAAGTATATGTAAGTGAAAATATATTTTTAAATGAAGATATACTTTTCCCATATTACTGTGATCCTAAAGTAGAGATAGGTCGTTTTCAAAATACTGCCGTAGAAATCAATCAAGATTATTTAGAACAAAAGGGTATTAAAGTTGTACGTCGAGACACAGGAGGCGGAGCGGTTTATGTAGACCGTGGTGCAGTGAATATGTGTTGTATTCTAGAAAAAGATGACACAATCTATGGTAATTTCAAAAAGTTCTATGAACCGGGTATTCAAGCTTTACATCAACTTGGGGCCACTGAAGTAGAACAAAGTGGACGTAATGATTTATCGATTAATGGTAAAAAGGTATCTGGAGCAGCTATGACACTAATAAAAGGTAGAATTTATGGCGGTTACTCTTTATTATTAGATGTAGATTATGAGCCTATGGTAAAAGTACTAAAACCGAATCGTAAAAAAATTGAGTCTAAAGGTATTAAATCGGTACGTTCTCGTGTAGGTAGTATTAGACCATACTTAGCATCGGAATATCAAAATATAACAATAGAAACATTTAAAGATTTAATGGTTAAACAAGTGTTAGGTGTTGATGATTTAAGTGAGGCCAAACGCTATGTCTTAACAAATAAAGATTGGGAAGTCATTGATGACATGCTTGAGAAAAAATACAATAACTGGGAGTGGAATTATGGACGCTCACCACGTTATGAATATAATCGAGATGCGCGGTTAGTAGCAGGTACAATTGATATCTCTTTAGCAGTTGAACATGGCCGTATTTCAGCATGTCGTATTTATGGTGATTTCTTTGGACAAGGCGACATTAGTGATGTTGAAAATCAACTTCAAGGTGTACGCGTAGTAAAAGATGATATTATAGCAGCATTAAATAAGTTAGATGTTACGTACTATTTCGGGAAAACATCTGCTGAAGAATTAGCGGACGTTATTTTAAGTTAA
- a CDS encoding NAD-dependent deacetylase, with product MTESTWNALTTVYDQQADQLADALQEANAVVVGIGAGMSAADGFTYIGERFTQHFPDFIAKYGFFDMLQASLHPFESWQEYWAFESRFVALNYLDQPVGASYVALKQILEAKDYHIITTNADNAFAVADYDLEKVFHIQGEYILWQCSQHCHAQTYRDDNAIRQMVAQQENMKIPRALVPHCPKCDAPMEINKRKAQVGMVEDADFEAQLLRYNQFLNAHKEDKVLYLEIGIGYTTPQFVKHPFQRMTKQNPNALFMTLNKKAYRIPEDIRERTIHLTDDISALILEVNKKLTK from the coding sequence ATGACTGAGTCAACGTGGAATGCCTTAACGACAGTATATGACCAACAAGCTGACCAATTAGCAGATGCATTGCAAGAAGCAAATGCTGTCGTAGTAGGTATTGGTGCAGGTATGTCTGCGGCAGATGGGTTTACATATATTGGAGAAAGGTTCACGCAGCATTTTCCAGATTTTATAGCTAAATATGGTTTTTTTGATATGTTGCAAGCAAGTCTACATCCTTTTGAAAGTTGGCAAGAGTATTGGGCATTTGAAAGTCGTTTTGTTGCATTAAATTATTTAGATCAACCTGTCGGGGCATCTTATGTAGCATTAAAACAAATTTTAGAAGCTAAAGACTATCATATTATTACTACAAATGCTGATAATGCTTTTGCAGTGGCAGATTATGATTTAGAGAAAGTGTTTCATATTCAAGGAGAGTATATTTTATGGCAATGTAGTCAACATTGCCATGCGCAAACATATCGTGATGATAATGCGATACGTCAAATGGTAGCGCAACAAGAAAATATGAAGATACCTAGAGCATTGGTGCCGCATTGTCCAAAATGTGATGCACCTATGGAAATAAATAAACGTAAAGCTCAAGTTGGAATGGTAGAAGATGCGGATTTTGAGGCACAATTGTTGCGTTATAATCAATTCCTTAATGCACATAAAGAAGATAAAGTACTGTATCTAGAAATAGGCATAGGCTACACAACGCCACAATTTGTGAAACATCCTTTTCAACGTATGACAAAACAAAATCCAAACGCATTATTCATGACCTTGAATAAAAAAGCTTATCGTATTCCAGAAGATATCCGTGAGAGAACGATACATTTAACTGATGATATTTCAGCATTGATTTTAGAAGTAAATAAAAAATTAACTAAATAG
- a CDS encoding protein-ADP-ribose hydrolase, translated as MQQVERLAYLIEYLWDEANRDEILDLPNTEQARWHMFRSLINVRPAKDISKDFLDVQDALLIQYNNQQVTDITSLTPYLGNDIYLWQGDITQLQLDAIVNAANSQFVGCFEPNHNCIDNIIHTRAGVQLRLACAELIERQGKREGVGKAKITDAYNLPANYVIHTVGPQVRKTPVSRMNSDLLARCYQSCLEIADAHQLTSIAFCCISTGVFGFPQAEASRIAIDTVLNYKRTHQSDIKVVFNVFTDTDSKLYKEGLKQND; from the coding sequence ATGCAACAGGTAGAACGCTTAGCGTATTTGATTGAATATTTATGGGATGAAGCAAACCGTGATGAAATATTAGACTTACCTAATACGGAACAAGCACGCTGGCACATGTTTAGAAGTTTAATAAATGTAAGACCAGCAAAAGATATATCTAAAGATTTTCTTGATGTACAAGATGCATTGTTAATTCAATATAATAACCAGCAAGTGACTGATATAACGTCATTAACACCATATTTAGGCAACGATATTTATTTATGGCAAGGTGACATTACACAATTACAATTAGATGCAATTGTTAATGCAGCTAATAGTCAGTTTGTAGGTTGTTTTGAACCAAATCATAATTGTATAGATAATATCATTCATACAAGAGCAGGTGTACAGTTACGTTTAGCATGTGCAGAACTAATAGAAAGACAGGGGAAACGTGAAGGTGTGGGTAAGGCAAAAATTACAGATGCTTATAATTTACCAGCAAATTATGTAATTCATACAGTAGGGCCACAAGTACGCAAGACACCAGTGTCACGAATGAATAGTGATTTACTTGCACGATGCTATCAAAGCTGTTTAGAAATAGCAGATGCTCATCAATTAACGAGTATTGCTTTTTGTTGCATCTCTACAGGTGTTTTTGGTTTTCCTCAAGCAGAAGCTTCTCGTATCGCTATAGATACAGTATTAAATTATAAACGAACTCATCAATCAGATATCAAAGTGGTATTCAATGTGTTTACTGATACAGATTCAAAGTTGTACAAGGAAGGATTGAAACAGAATGACTGA
- a CDS encoding glycine cleavage system protein H: MKKLANYLWIEKIGEQYVYRMTPELQDDVGTVGYVAFMGEDDVKVDDEIVSIEASKTVLDVQSPLAGKIVARNTKAEDEPTLLNSEKPEENWLVKLEKVDETAFNALPEA, from the coding sequence ATGAAAAAATTAGCGAATTACTTATGGATAGAAAAAATTGGAGAACAATATGTTTATAGAATGACACCAGAACTACAAGATGATGTTGGAACTGTTGGTTATGTTGCATTTATGGGTGAAGATGATGTGAAAGTTGACGATGAAATTGTAAGTATCGAAGCTTCAAAAACAGTTTTGGACGTCCAATCACCATTAGCAGGTAAAATTGTGGCGCGTAATACAAAGGCAGAAGATGAACCGACACTTTTAAATTCTGAAAAACCAGAAGAAAACTGGTTAGTAAAATTAGAAAAAGTTGATGAAACAGCCTTTAACGCACTTCCAGAGGCATAA
- a CDS encoding LLM class flavin-dependent oxidoreductase, translating to MVQLNILDYAVIDEGQTAQDALQDTVKLAQLADELAYKRFWVTEHHNVPAFACASPELLMMQLLAKTRHIRLGSGGVMLPHYSPFKVAENFRLLEAFYPGRVDLGIGNNPGTSSVKKALNETKDYFLDYAQSISDVKDYLIENNTEQRLDSIMAQPSITTVPEMWLLSTSITSAEMAGEVGMGYTLGTFLLPNAQAIQNAKASVQTYRKSFKDTKLNMAPTVMVTVFTVVADSEVHAQSLAQSLDVWLLGKKQFAEFKRMPSITTAQNYQKSERDKQLIKQNRARMVVGTKATVQNQLKQIIETFDADELMIVPLIPGIENRSRTIELIAQMNL from the coding sequence GTGGTGCAGTTGAATATATTAGATTACGCTGTCATTGACGAAGGTCAAACGGCACAAGATGCTTTGCAAGATACTGTGAAGTTAGCGCAATTAGCAGATGAATTAGCTTACAAACGTTTTTGGGTCACCGAGCACCATAATGTACCGGCGTTTGCCTGTGCAAGTCCAGAGTTGTTGATGATGCAATTATTAGCAAAGACACGACATATACGCTTGGGATCGGGTGGTGTGATGTTACCACACTATAGTCCTTTTAAAGTGGCAGAAAACTTTCGATTATTGGAAGCATTTTACCCGGGGAGAGTGGATTTAGGCATTGGTAACAATCCGGGGACATCTAGCGTGAAAAAAGCACTTAATGAAACGAAGGATTATTTTTTAGACTACGCGCAGTCTATATCAGATGTGAAAGACTATTTAATTGAAAATAATACCGAACAGCGATTAGACAGTATCATGGCCCAACCAAGTATTACGACAGTTCCTGAAATGTGGTTGTTAAGTACAAGTATTACATCTGCGGAAATGGCAGGTGAAGTAGGCATGGGTTATACATTGGGTACGTTCTTATTACCCAATGCACAGGCTATCCAAAATGCCAAAGCAAGTGTTCAAACTTATAGAAAGTCTTTTAAAGATACTAAGTTGAATATGGCTCCTACAGTTATGGTCACGGTATTTACCGTAGTTGCTGATAGTGAAGTGCACGCACAATCGTTAGCGCAATCGTTAGATGTTTGGCTTTTAGGCAAAAAACAATTTGCAGAATTTAAACGGATGCCATCAATAACAACAGCTCAAAATTATCAAAAATCAGAACGAGATAAGCAACTAATTAAACAAAATCGTGCACGTATGGTCGTGGGAACAAAAGCAACTGTTCAAAACCAACTAAAGCAAATAATAGAGACGTTTGATGCAGACGAACTTATGATTGTTCCTTTAATACCCGGTATCGAAAATCGAAGTCGCACAATAGAATTGATTGCACAAATGAATTTATAA